The following nucleotide sequence is from Podospora bellae-mahoneyi strain CBS 112042 chromosome 1 map unlocalized CBS112042p_1, whole genome shotgun sequence.
ACACGCATGGCACTATCCTTCCAACGCCTTCAACCATCGTCTCATCACATTCAACAGATACCAGTAGGCCTATCAACAACTCACCTCACAGGTACGAGAACTTCCGTATCCCCGTGGGCCTCGAGACCGTTAACGGTTTGACCTACCTTCCCCCGGACCTGGTCAGAGCCATCTCTACTGACCCGACGACACCGTTCTGGGGGCCGGGTTATGATGGTTTGGACAGTCAGCAGCCTGCAAGGATACCATGTCCTTGGTTCCAGAAGGAACACTCGCAAGTCAAGTTTACCTTTGGGTTCAAGACGGAGGATGgtaggagggaggtggtgagaatTGAGGTGCCGGTCACGGACTTGACATATGTGGTGTCAGAGACCGGGAAGAGTGAGCTGTGTGCTCTGGGGATTGTTGGCACGGATGAGC
It contains:
- a CDS encoding uncharacterized protein (EggNog:ENOG503NXPH; COG:O), which translates into the protein MDGGFDTYRDTSRPINNSPHRYENFRIPVGLETVNGLTYLPPDLVRAISTDPTTPFWGPGYDGLDSQQPARIPCPWFQKEHSQVKFTFGFKTEDGRREVVRIEVPVTDLTYVVSETGKSELCALGIVGTDERNAALGTGVMKKGCWVLDASERVARGVNCGSVILQWEEGKRYEGRCGEGRTVGGGPRKKNGAKDGYDGGYHE